One genomic region from Leptospira tipperaryensis encodes:
- a CDS encoding OmpA family protein, with protein MRTFSKFFLYLFLCALSPIFSQPLPDLPEKQFGPPLNTQNDEYNPLISPDGKYIVFQSNRPGGEGGMDIWISENVQYLDKEIPAEWTKPVNMNQNIREELKRASTAGVRKPNLFNSNAFEGGISILFDTNHAPSEIYFTSTLNPSVGRTGFEGLNIYRTIKDKKTGRWSDPEHLSEINSNFNDKMPAISPDGNFLIFSSDRPGGYGDFDLWITVRNAKNGTWSQPKNLGSPLNSSESEILPFIHQDGEQLYFSSNREDERKKFKIYRIFLKYKSALDNMLEDEEDVEETPEIKTADSMIPKVDQSSLFLLPKPFNSDKWEGFDNEGISFDRDGIWAYISSNRTGGEGQFDIYRFQVPESLRNSYNLNFKGLVLDGSEKSMIGLDSTLKIYDGNKPAIVITSKRIGGDLTKGKPSNFATTLQTGKIYKVEISSPGFHPQEDILDLRGNIGKNRKIYRTYVLLPIKTGEGKAEETKVEEPPVTNNQQTAVTSGLRVVVADEKTKEIIPDAKVTLFTPINRKGESLPQESDKKSFLVNKLPESDFELFAIAPKYISESVNISQKNISKNGTITIFLKAEKDVDPIYNLRIYFEFNKTKITEDNKKLLNPLVEYLLKNASDKIEIGGHTDNVASKEYNTRLSAKRARNVYEYLISKGISEKRIKARAYWYSQPDAENETETGRAKNRRVSFRKL; from the coding sequence ATGCGTACTTTTTCTAAATTCTTTTTATACTTATTTCTCTGCGCTCTCTCTCCTATTTTTTCACAACCTCTTCCGGATTTGCCCGAAAAACAATTCGGACCGCCGCTCAACACGCAGAATGACGAATACAATCCTCTGATCAGTCCCGATGGAAAGTACATCGTATTTCAATCGAATCGTCCCGGCGGTGAGGGTGGTATGGACATTTGGATTTCGGAAAACGTACAATATCTGGATAAAGAAATCCCGGCCGAATGGACAAAGCCGGTAAACATGAATCAAAACATTCGAGAAGAATTGAAACGAGCTTCAACGGCCGGCGTTCGCAAACCGAATCTTTTCAACTCGAACGCCTTCGAAGGTGGAATCTCAATTCTATTTGATACAAACCACGCTCCTTCTGAAATCTATTTTACATCCACTCTCAATCCGTCCGTTGGAAGAACCGGCTTTGAAGGATTAAATATTTATCGTACAATCAAAGATAAAAAAACGGGACGCTGGAGCGATCCTGAACATTTAAGTGAAATCAATTCCAACTTTAATGACAAGATGCCTGCGATTTCGCCGGATGGAAACTTTCTGATCTTCTCTTCGGATCGTCCCGGCGGTTACGGAGATTTTGATCTTTGGATTACAGTTCGAAATGCGAAGAATGGAACTTGGTCTCAGCCTAAAAATTTAGGCTCTCCTCTAAACTCTTCTGAAAGCGAAATTCTTCCCTTCATTCATCAAGATGGTGAACAGTTATACTTTAGTTCCAATCGAGAAGACGAACGAAAGAAGTTTAAGATTTATAGAATCTTCTTAAAATACAAATCCGCGTTAGACAACATGCTTGAAGACGAAGAGGACGTGGAAGAAACTCCCGAAATAAAAACGGCAGATTCGATGATTCCAAAAGTGGATCAGTCTTCTCTTTTTCTTTTACCAAAACCGTTTAACTCCGATAAGTGGGAAGGATTCGATAACGAAGGGATCAGTTTTGACCGAGACGGAATCTGGGCATACATTTCTTCAAACCGAACCGGAGGCGAAGGTCAGTTTGATATCTATCGCTTTCAGGTTCCGGAATCGCTTCGAAATTCTTATAATCTTAATTTCAAAGGGCTAGTTCTGGACGGATCTGAAAAATCGATGATCGGCCTCGATTCTACACTTAAGATCTATGATGGAAACAAGCCCGCAATCGTAATCACTTCCAAAAGAATCGGAGGCGACCTTACAAAAGGAAAACCGTCCAACTTCGCTACTACGCTACAAACCGGTAAAATCTATAAGGTAGAAATCAGTTCGCCGGGCTTTCATCCCCAAGAGGATATTTTAGACCTTCGTGGAAATATCGGTAAGAATCGAAAAATTTACAGGACTTATGTCTTACTGCCGATCAAAACCGGCGAAGGGAAAGCGGAGGAAACAAAAGTAGAAGAACCTCCGGTTACGAACAATCAACAAACCGCAGTCACTTCCGGTTTGAGAGTTGTGGTAGCGGACGAGAAGACAAAAGAAATTATTCCCGATGCTAAAGTAACACTTTTTACACCGATTAACCGCAAAGGAGAATCTCTTCCTCAAGAATCCGATAAAAAATCCTTTTTAGTAAATAAATTGCCGGAATCCGATTTTGAATTATTTGCGATTGCGCCAAAATACATTTCTGAAAGTGTAAATATTAGTCAAAAAAATATTTCCAAAAACGGAACTATAACCATTTTTCTTAAAGCCGAGAAGGACGTAGATCCGATCTATAATCTACGCATTTATTTCGAATTTAATAAAACAAAAATCACAGAGGACAATAAAAAGTTATTAAATCCTCTTGTAGAGTATCTGTTGAAAAATGCGTCCGATAAAATTGAAATTGGGGGACATACGGATAACGTTGCCTCTAAGGAATACAACACGAGGTTGAGCGCTAAAAGAGCTCGTAACGTTTATGAATATCTTATCTCTAAAGGAATTTCTGAGAAAAGAATCAAAGCAAGAGCTTATTGGTATTCACAGCCGGATGCAGAAAATGAAACAGAAACTGGAAGAGCAAAAAACAGAAGGGTTAGCTTTCGAAAACTCTAA
- the folP gene encoding dihydropteroate synthase, giving the protein METSKEPNSSIHSPVIFGVLNITEDSFSDGGKYLTLSASQNKANSLLSQGAEVVDIGAQSSNVQSGLVGPEIEWVRMKELIPKLVEDKVRVSVDSFQPEVIRKSLEAGVEFINHIRGFVDKESIQEAAKFSQTNRKFILMYSHNHSNRPERTSHLTKENVINEIKIFFRERKKEMLESGISQEQLIFDPGMGFFLSPDFQISFEVLRKIKELQEEFSPMMVSVTKKSFLGNALGGLEVSEREIATVITELYLSLQNVEYIRTHEPKNLKQALTIWNFLQSK; this is encoded by the coding sequence ATGGAAACTAGCAAGGAACCGAATTCTTCCATACATTCTCCGGTAATCTTCGGAGTTCTCAACATTACCGAGGATTCCTTTTCGGACGGTGGAAAGTATCTCACGCTTTCGGCGTCTCAAAACAAAGCCAACTCCTTACTTTCACAGGGCGCTGAGGTTGTTGATATCGGTGCTCAGTCTTCCAACGTTCAGTCCGGATTGGTCGGTCCCGAGATCGAATGGGTACGAATGAAGGAACTCATTCCAAAATTGGTAGAGGATAAGGTTCGTGTGTCCGTCGATTCGTTTCAACCCGAGGTGATTCGAAAATCATTGGAGGCCGGTGTCGAGTTTATCAATCATATCCGCGGCTTTGTCGATAAGGAATCGATCCAAGAAGCTGCCAAGTTCTCGCAGACAAATAGAAAATTCATCCTGATGTATTCTCACAATCATTCCAATCGACCGGAAAGAACTTCCCATCTCACGAAAGAGAATGTAATCAATGAAATTAAGATTTTTTTCAGAGAAAGAAAAAAGGAAATGTTAGAATCGGGAATTTCTCAAGAACAATTGATCTTTGATCCTGGGATGGGCTTTTTTTTGAGTCCCGATTTTCAGATTAGTTTTGAAGTTCTGAGAAAGATCAAGGAGCTCCAAGAAGAATTCTCGCCCATGATGGTTTCCGTAACTAAGAAGTCCTTTTTGGGAAACGCGTTAGGCGGTCTTGAAGTTTCCGAAAGGGAAATTGCCACCGTAATTACCGAACTCTATCTTTCGCTTCAGAATGTAGAATACATTCGAACACACGAACCTAAAAATTTAAAACAAGCTCTTACGATCTGGAACTTTTTACAATCCAAGTGA
- a CDS encoding tetratricopeptide repeat protein, with protein MFWNLFIVLVISFFSSCIYPIREAEILETDSSFLYLNSMEFSQAELEKVNSLWSVRGFRSKGTTAEDKNNLGILFAKNSFLDDAEISWKECLKLSASNPICFSNLLRMHFLIDEYDSAKEEIEVYLKSAKKDQILQLRKILNSQNRREETVLLLDVQSKIPGQEVSSWEELSVYFLEKQDFEKGYFYLEKILQINPYHKNARASMVLLAHDMEKWDDLLMFAMNLQSTDDKIPDLSYYIAKAYYEKRNYSEAMEWIRKTPESERETLPFVELWKRVLLSINPNSDLSPIVPYIRRLQNKGLQIREEEILPTLNSSGKKTVEDIKVGR; from the coding sequence ATGTTTTGGAATTTATTCATAGTCTTAGTCATTTCCTTTTTTAGTTCTTGTATTTATCCGATTCGCGAAGCGGAGATTTTGGAAACCGATTCTTCCTTTTTGTATTTGAATTCTATGGAATTCTCTCAAGCCGAATTGGAAAAAGTAAATAGTCTTTGGAGCGTAAGAGGATTTAGAAGTAAGGGGACAACCGCAGAAGATAAGAATAATTTAGGAATTCTTTTTGCGAAAAATTCTTTTTTAGATGATGCTGAAATCTCTTGGAAAGAATGCCTGAAACTTTCCGCGTCCAATCCGATCTGTTTCTCAAATCTTCTCAGAATGCACTTTCTCATCGACGAATATGATTCTGCAAAAGAGGAAATCGAAGTTTATTTAAAATCCGCAAAAAAGGATCAGATACTGCAGCTTCGAAAAATTTTAAATTCTCAAAATAGAAGAGAAGAAACGGTTTTGCTTCTTGATGTACAATCCAAAATTCCAGGCCAGGAAGTGTCTTCCTGGGAAGAATTGAGCGTATATTTTTTAGAAAAACAGGATTTTGAAAAGGGTTATTTCTATTTGGAAAAAATTCTTCAGATCAATCCTTATCATAAGAATGCTCGAGCTTCCATGGTTTTGCTGGCGCACGATATGGAAAAATGGGACGATCTTCTGATGTTCGCTATGAACCTGCAATCGACGGACGATAAAATTCCGGATCTTAGTTATTATATCGCAAAAGCATATTATGAAAAACGAAACTACTCCGAAGCAATGGAATGGATTCGTAAAACGCCGGAATCGGAAAGGGAAACCCTTCCTTTTGTAGAACTCTGGAAACGGGTTTTATTATCGATCAATCCCAATAGTGATTTAAGTCCGATTGTTCCTTATATTCGAAGATTACAAAACAAGGGACTTCAAATTCGAGAGGAAGAAATTTTACCAACTTTGAATTCGTCCGGGAAAAAGACCGTAGAGGATATCAAGGTCGGGCGTTAA
- a CDS encoding tetratricopeptide repeat protein, whose protein sequence is MTGTDISRLFNQALTLEKEGKFPEATRLYEKIIQAQPKYQKSYLNLGALYSKQGNSRKAIEIYQKALGVGKTPELYYNIGVELYRLGEIETAVRSLKRSLELEKRFLKSHILLAYCYRQLEKDEKTELYLTNAIRIDPENRMALTALATFHFEKERWKECLEIASKVNQLYPGDSRMQVLISEVHTRLGNFKQSFEILKQATSQSKGFTRLSDAIEESKKNPEEAAFFESLEKLTKNKLEEFRSKFEMSKENPEDFTPPSPQDALDLSLMYLFHGDKERALKYMLYAQKQLEETGAQEASDR, encoded by the coding sequence ATGACCGGGACAGATATCAGCAGATTATTCAACCAAGCTCTCACTTTGGAAAAAGAAGGCAAGTTCCCGGAGGCCACTCGGCTGTATGAAAAAATTATACAAGCACAACCTAAGTATCAAAAATCCTATCTAAATCTCGGCGCCCTTTATTCCAAACAGGGAAATTCAAGAAAGGCTATCGAAATTTATCAGAAAGCTCTCGGAGTCGGCAAAACACCGGAATTATACTACAACATCGGAGTCGAACTCTATCGACTCGGAGAAATTGAAACTGCGGTTCGATCTCTCAAAAGATCCTTAGAACTTGAAAAACGTTTTTTAAAATCGCATATCCTTCTAGCCTATTGTTATCGCCAACTTGAAAAAGATGAAAAGACAGAACTCTATCTAACCAATGCGATTCGGATCGATCCTGAGAATCGAATGGCATTGACCGCTTTAGCGACCTTTCATTTTGAAAAAGAACGATGGAAAGAATGTCTCGAAATCGCAAGTAAAGTAAATCAACTCTATCCGGGAGATTCTCGGATGCAAGTTTTGATTTCCGAAGTTCATACGCGACTTGGAAATTTTAAACAGTCTTTTGAAATTCTCAAACAAGCAACTTCTCAGTCCAAAGGTTTCACTCGTCTTTCAGATGCGATCGAAGAATCCAAAAAGAATCCGGAAGAAGCGGCATTCTTTGAGTCTTTAGAAAAACTTACCAAAAATAAATTGGAAGAATTTCGTTCCAAATTCGAGATGAGTAAGGAGAATCCGGAAGACTTCACACCTCCAAGTCCTCAGGATGCACTTGATCTTTCACTCATGTATCTGTTTCATGGTGATAAAGAACGGGCTCTGAAGTATATGCTCTATGCTCAGAAACAATTGGAAGAAACTGGTGCACAGGAAGCGAGCGATCGATAG
- the mpl36 gene encoding RlpA family plasminogen-binding lipoprotein MPL36 → MKQIAILVALIIFTSCASVESKRSVSASGDPSEIFFEKEIAPMDRESGSNTTSQKPARRSFEEELNVEKYAKAQPPEKTNSSSGDFDEIGMSSWYGSKFHGKPTASGEKFDKTKLTAAHPTLPLGSIIKVQNLENQKEVLVRVNDRGPFVKDRIIDLSEKAADTLEFKDTGVAKVGIKVIKRGGAAGEESEDLENSDDEDALLGEETGKPEKLNPQKTDYPNKPIAGGKYIKGSPKGYTVQVGVFRDQGRAETYKSNLGQEYGEKTFMFTRDGLFVIQLGDFGSRTSADSLKSKLKTDGIDCFIPKK, encoded by the coding sequence ATGAAACAAATAGCAATCTTAGTTGCCCTGATAATTTTTACGTCTTGCGCATCCGTTGAATCCAAACGAAGTGTAAGCGCTTCCGGAGATCCATCCGAGATTTTCTTTGAAAAAGAAATCGCTCCGATGGATAGAGAATCCGGTTCCAATACAACTTCGCAAAAACCGGCGAGAAGATCTTTTGAGGAAGAACTGAACGTTGAGAAATACGCCAAGGCTCAACCTCCTGAAAAAACAAATTCCTCCTCCGGAGATTTTGATGAAATTGGAATGTCTTCCTGGTACGGATCTAAATTCCACGGAAAACCGACTGCGAGCGGAGAGAAGTTTGATAAAACCAAACTCACTGCGGCGCATCCGACTCTTCCTTTGGGATCCATTATCAAAGTACAAAATTTAGAAAATCAAAAAGAAGTCTTAGTTCGCGTAAACGACAGAGGTCCTTTTGTAAAGGATAGAATCATCGATCTTTCCGAAAAGGCCGCAGATACGCTTGAGTTCAAAGACACGGGTGTTGCGAAAGTCGGGATCAAAGTTATCAAACGCGGCGGAGCGGCCGGTGAAGAATCGGAAGACCTTGAAAATTCCGACGACGAAGATGCCTTGTTAGGTGAAGAAACCGGAAAACCCGAAAAATTAAATCCTCAAAAAACGGATTATCCGAACAAACCGATCGCCGGTGGAAAATACATCAAAGGTTCTCCAAAAGGTTATACCGTTCAAGTTGGAGTTTTTCGCGATCAAGGAAGAGCTGAAACTTACAAATCAAATCTTGGACAAGAATACGGAGAAAAAACCTTCATGTTCACAAGAGACGGATTGTTTGTGATTCAGTTAGGCGATTTTGGAAGTCGTACTTCCGCTGATTCCTTGAAGTCGAAATTAAAAACCGACGGAATCGACTGTTTCATTCCGAAAAAATAA
- the cysE gene encoding serine O-acetyltransferase gives MFENIKFIKKYDPAAKSYLEIVLCYPGLHALWFHKVAHLLYRMRLSLVPRMINTFSRFITGIDIHPGAQIANGIMIDHGHGVVIGETATIAKGCLIYQGVTLGGTGKESGKRHPSLLENVVVGAGAKILGNITIGKNVRVGAGSVVMRDVPNDTTVVGIPAKIVRSKMPIGEEGEHMLDHNEIPDPVARVFSILLERIETLQKEVHSINHMDGGKIRPKSGKDNLEEILDEFIHGGGI, from the coding sequence TTGTTTGAAAATATTAAATTTATTAAGAAGTATGACCCAGCCGCTAAATCGTATCTGGAAATCGTACTTTGTTATCCGGGTCTTCACGCTCTCTGGTTTCATAAGGTGGCTCATCTTCTCTATCGGATGAGACTCTCTCTTGTCCCAAGGATGATCAATACTTTTTCCAGATTCATCACCGGAATAGACATTCATCCCGGCGCTCAGATTGCAAATGGAATTATGATCGATCACGGACACGGAGTTGTGATCGGAGAAACAGCAACGATTGCAAAAGGTTGCCTCATCTATCAAGGCGTGACCTTAGGCGGAACCGGGAAAGAATCCGGGAAACGTCATCCGTCTTTGCTGGAGAATGTCGTCGTAGGCGCCGGAGCAAAAATTTTAGGGAATATCACGATCGGTAAGAATGTTCGCGTCGGAGCGGGATCCGTCGTTATGAGAGACGTTCCAAATGATACTACCGTGGTCGGAATTCCGGCGAAAATCGTTCGTTCTAAAATGCCGATCGGCGAAGAAGGCGAGCACATGCTCGATCACAACGAGATTCCGGATCCGGTCGCAAGAGTTTTTTCTATCTTACTCGAAAGAATCGAAACTCTTCAAAAGGAAGTCCATTCTATCAATCACATGGACGGGGGTAAAATTCGTCCCAAGTCTGGGAAAGATAACTTGGAAGAAATCCTGGATGAATTCATTCACGGCGGCGGAATCTAA
- a CDS encoding site-2 protease family protein, whose amino-acid sequence MFILTFLTLTFQSEFLEIPFLPVQYIKELFYLRLPYSLSLITILLAHEMGHYLAARHYGVKATWPYFIPIPFGPIGTMGAVIRILEPIRNKKQLFDIGIWGPLMSLILSVPCYVLGIYWSSLVPMESLKGNPGVISFGESLFTILVNQWVHGPFDSSIQDIWIHPLAQAGWVGLLVTAINLLPFGQLDGGHVIYSVFGEKYRKWIYYLFTGFLLLCFWNFSWLLWGFLIYFIIKVEHPFVPDPVVPLDRFRKIGGILILCSLILIFVPSPIQLGTDINRPGLAEELWISLKSVFSGI is encoded by the coding sequence CTGTTTATCCTCACCTTTTTGACTCTGACTTTTCAGAGCGAGTTTCTTGAGATTCCTTTTTTACCTGTGCAATATATAAAAGAATTATTTTATCTTAGACTTCCTTATTCCCTTTCTTTAATCACAATTCTTTTGGCGCACGAGATGGGTCACTATTTGGCCGCACGTCATTACGGTGTTAAAGCGACTTGGCCTTACTTTATTCCGATTCCGTTTGGACCGATCGGAACTATGGGCGCCGTGATTCGGATTTTGGAACCCATTCGAAATAAAAAACAACTTTTCGATATCGGCATTTGGGGACCTCTGATGAGTTTGATTCTTTCGGTGCCTTGTTACGTTCTGGGAATCTATTGGTCCTCTTTGGTTCCGATGGAATCTTTAAAAGGAAATCCTGGAGTTATTTCCTTTGGAGAATCTCTTTTTACCATCTTAGTAAATCAATGGGTTCACGGTCCTTTTGATTCTTCGATTCAAGACATTTGGATTCATCCTCTTGCGCAGGCAGGTTGGGTCGGTCTGCTTGTCACTGCGATCAATCTGCTCCCCTTTGGTCAGTTGGACGGAGGACATGTAATTTATTCCGTTTTTGGCGAAAAATATCGTAAGTGGATTTATTATCTTTTTACAGGGTTTTTGCTTTTATGTTTTTGGAATTTCTCCTGGTTACTGTGGGGTTTTCTCATTTATTTCATCATAAAGGTAGAACACCCGTTTGTCCCTGACCCGGTAGTTCCTCTGGATCGGTTTCGAAAAATCGGCGGTATATTGATTTTGTGCTCGCTGATTCTTATTTTTGTACCGTCGCCGATTCAACTTGGAACTGATATAAATAGACCCGGTCTTGCAGAGGAGCTATGGATTTCACTCAAGTCAGTTTTTTCAGGTATTTAG
- a CDS encoding MATE family efflux transporter, whose protein sequence is MKSKFYKLTAYNILANITVPLTGLVDTAILGNLDTHIFMAGAALSGILFDFIFWMFGFLRMGTTGLTAQASGEKNEKESLFILIRSICLACFFGIGILILSPWIKELGFRILEGESVVKAAGVSYFDARIPGSIAVLCNYVFTGWFLGREKSSYVLVATLIGNALNIILDAYFILELGWEAYGAGLATTISQFGMLSAFLLLFFRECKRTSSFDFSWLREKALLSLSGFSSLLHLNKDIFLRTLFLILTFSLFRNFSSEAGTEILAANSILLQLILVSAYLVDGAAFATESLAGNLYGEKNWKELKSLLWIALNVSFLFTSIFLIFLFLFPQLTFGMITKSSGVLSILKDYQLWLIPVLGIGTVAFILDGFFIGLTQGRILRNSMLLSTALFFLPIAYLGKITKNNHLLWLSLAMLMLGRALTLSLQALKFFRVSQNSNLIQSTKG, encoded by the coding sequence GCTATATTAGGAAATTTAGATACACATATCTTTATGGCGGGAGCCGCGTTATCCGGAATTCTTTTCGATTTTATCTTTTGGATGTTTGGATTTTTAAGAATGGGGACCACGGGCCTAACCGCTCAAGCATCGGGAGAAAAGAATGAAAAAGAATCCCTCTTTATTCTCATTCGATCCATTTGTTTAGCCTGTTTTTTTGGAATCGGAATTCTGATTCTATCACCTTGGATCAAAGAGCTTGGATTTAGAATTCTGGAAGGGGAATCGGTCGTAAAGGCCGCCGGCGTTTCTTACTTCGACGCGAGGATTCCCGGTTCGATCGCAGTACTCTGTAATTACGTTTTCACAGGTTGGTTTTTGGGAAGAGAAAAAAGTTCTTACGTTCTCGTTGCGACGTTGATAGGGAACGCTCTCAATATCATTTTGGATGCTTACTTCATTCTTGAGTTAGGATGGGAAGCCTACGGAGCCGGCCTCGCAACGACGATCAGTCAGTTCGGAATGTTGTCCGCCTTTCTACTTTTGTTTTTTAGAGAGTGCAAGCGAACTTCTTCGTTCGACTTTTCTTGGCTTCGAGAAAAAGCGCTACTTTCTCTTTCCGGTTTTTCCTCACTTCTTCACCTAAACAAAGACATTTTTTTAAGAACCTTATTCTTAATTTTGACGTTTAGTTTGTTCCGGAATTTTAGTTCGGAAGCAGGAACGGAAATTTTAGCGGCCAATTCGATTCTTCTTCAATTGATTCTTGTAAGCGCCTATCTCGTAGACGGGGCGGCCTTCGCTACTGAAAGTTTAGCAGGCAATCTCTATGGAGAGAAAAACTGGAAGGAACTGAAGTCTCTGCTTTGGATCGCTCTCAACGTTAGTTTTCTTTTCACTTCGATTTTTCTAATCTTCTTATTCCTATTTCCTCAGCTTACGTTCGGAATGATCACAAAAAGTTCGGGAGTTCTTTCCATTTTGAAAGACTATCAGCTCTGGCTCATTCCTGTTTTAGGAATTGGAACCGTAGCTTTCATTCTCGACGGATTTTTTATCGGACTGACTCAAGGAAGAATATTGAGAAATTCAATGTTATTGAGTACAGCCCTATTCTTTTTACCGATCGCTTATCTTGGAAAGATTACAAAAAACAATCACCTTCTTTGGCTATCTCTTGCGATGCTCATGCTCGGAAGAGCGTTGACACTTTCTTTACAAGCCCTAAAATTCTTCCGAGTTTCGCAAAACTCGAACCTCATACAATCTACGAAGGGATAA